TATCTAAATTTTTATTAGAATATATTTTTATATTAGTTTTAAATTCATACAATTATTTTTATTCACATAGCTTAAACTGAATTGACATATTAAAGTTAGTTAAATAAATCATATATACCAGTTAAACTTGAATTAGAAAATAAATTTAATATATATTAAATATAAATTGAATTAGTTAATTCAAAACAAAACTGTTGAATGGTTATTGTTCTTAAAAGAAACTCTAAGACAGAAAATTAACAATTAGACTGTACAAATAAAATCAAATTAGTAATGAAAGTAAAAGAAACACCAAAAACATTCTATAAATGTTGTGTAGTTACTGTGTAAAGTGCAAACATCAAAGAAAATTAAACAACAATTATTATTGATTATATTTTTCTTAATTTTTACTTATTTTCGTTTATGTTTTGCTTGATTTTATTTATATTTTACTTATTTTGTTCACATATTATGATTTTTGTTGTGAACTAACTGATATCAAATAATTAAACTAGTAGTACTATTACTCTATTAAATATACACCGTAAGAATATTATTATTTTACCTTCAGCATGACTGTGTTTTCCAACCAACAAAACATAGAAAGTACCTAAGAAAATAAAATTAGTTGCATGAATTTTTTATCAATTTTCTTTTACCTAAAGAACATCAACATACTTCAAAAAATATCTACGTCCACATAACCATGACTATAAGTGTTTTTTTAAATCAAAACACTGATAAAAGATTCACTTTTCTAATTTTGTTAGTTATAACGTTTTTACAATTATGAGATACAATTTGTCTTTTTGAACGAGGGGTGATAAAACAAATATGGCTTCCCTCAATACGATAGAAGTTGGATGGCAGGTATAATAATTAATATAATTATTACGTTCTCATTCATTAAATCTGATCTCATTATATATACTAGGTATGTATTCATGTTAGGTCGTAGATATATATTGTCTATTGTGAACTCTAACGAGAATGTTTTCATAGGTTATATATTTTCGTTTCTACTCTGCTTTGCGCCAATTTAAGGCATTCTCATCCTCTTATATAAATAAGGTTGTGAATTTTAGACTTTAAAAATCTTCTTGTCTGTTTATAGACCAACGTTCCTTAATATTTACAAAAGGAGGTCGTCCAAAGGATTCCAAACAATCCCGTATGTGGTTTCGCTGGCCAGTGCAATGATTTACTACGCAAGCAAGACGAACGAAGTGTTGAAATTGACGTACAATGCCTCTTCCGTTGTCTTTCAGATGGTGTACGTACATCACCATTTCCATGGTTTTGAGTATGTGAACGTAAGAATAATTTTATGTAAATTTATTTTAGAAATCAATTTTTTTTCTGGATATAAAAATAATTTTATGATATTATTAAATAAAATAAATTAATTGTATATTTTTCTTAGTTTTATAAATTATAAATGTAAATGTTCTTTTAAAAGCTTCATATGAGAGCACTGACCATAGAGTTTTTGGAGAGCATTAACATTTAACAAATGTTTTTTTAAATGTTTTTCAAACAAATGTTGATTGGATAATGTAGAGCATAATGCTAATGCTCTACCAATCAAGGTCTAACTCTTATGTAGTGAAACACTCAACAACTTTCTTGATGACCAAGTTTAGTGATGGCTCAGCTGTTGCTTGTCTAGTTTCTGTAAGAGAATTTTCATGTTTACCACTTTGTTGATACCACTATTTATGTTTACCACCAATAAAGTGACATTTTCAAAATATTTTTCATTAAGAAGCGAAAAACTCTTACACCCTTGATTTATATATATATATAATAAATAATTATTTAAATAAATAAAAAATAGTAATAATTTTTTTATGTTTTCGTATTATACTTTTTCAAATTTGAACATCTTACAAATTTTATTTGATTTTTTTTTTCGAATTTTTTTTCAAAATTTCTTTTTGAAATCCAAAAATTTCTTTTTGAAACTATTTTCAAAAAATTTTAAAAATTTTTTGAGTGTTTATTTATATATTTTGTTGAAATCCTAAATTTCACATTTCAAAATTTTTATCCTACCCCTCAACTCTAAACCCTAAGTCTAGATTAGTTAACCATATGATTATAAATATATATTTTTTAATGAGGGTAAAATGGTTAGCGTAAATATAAAAAGTGTTATTATGAATGTTTTGGCAATTTCTTTTCTGTAATAAACTTATCTCTAAACCATACATTTATGTTATTGATAACTGTGGGTCACGAGTGATCACTGATCGGATACAACGATACAATACACTAAATCTAAGTAGAGAAATGCTGATTTTATTTAAATCTTAATTACATGACAATATCATGTGAAAGTAAAAAAAAATGATGAAACAAGAAAATGTCTATTGGAACAAATGGGAAATCAAACTTGCCATGAGTAGTTGAGTTGGTTATGTTGATGATATATGGGACCTATATAAGCTAGAGAAAAACAAAAGAAGAGTCATTCTTATTTATATATATGCTTAAATCTATATAGTTACTGGCTCCTTTTTTTTTTGAACTAATTTTTAGTTACTGGCTCCTTGTATCAGTGAATTTGAGTCTGTGTTTAGTTTTGAGTGTTGAAGAATGAAGATTATCTGATGTATTTCTCGTCTTTTGATTCCTTCTTGCAGGGACATTATTTCAATGCTGAATGTCTAATTAAATTCTTTTATGTTGCCTCACAATCATAAAACGATCAAAGACGGTGCGAAAATGTGTGGTGTTACTGGTGTATCATAAAAAAATTAGGGTAGAAAGAAAATGTTAAACAAATCTAAAAAGGTTGTTCTCGCAAGTTGATAAAGCTTACAACAATTTTAAAAGGAGAAAGGAATCAAAAAGAGAAACGTTACTATAATATTATTTTTTTTGTCGTAAACGTTACTATAATATTTAAAACGACAACTTTGCATGAAAAATTAAAATTCCAAAAAGTTGTTGTCCTTCGCATAATCACACACCACCACCATCATGTTACACCAAGAAAACAGTTGTTTCAATCTAGCATAACTATATAAAAATTATACTTTTAATAGATATCTAGTAACCACGAATTACACTTAGTTGTTTCCTATTTATTTATAATTTAATATATACAATAATATTATTATTTAATGGAAATGCACTGTCATCTTACGAACCAATATTTTTTTGAACAGTTCTGATTTATTGACAACATATAATGATAATTTTAAAAATATTAAGGCATCACTAAATGTGAGTTGTCTATAAGACTAGTATCAAGAACTCCACAATGTTGCAAGAGGTGATAATTGTTTGTTTATAATGCGTCCCTTATTAGATACTCAATAAACATCATTATACCAGAAAGATCCTTTTGGCTAGTCTTTGCCTACACACAAGACAAGTTGTACATGTATTAAGGTACCTTTATTCTCCATCCAATGAACGATGGTTATTTTATATCATGATACCATTCTCACAGTTTTTGTTGTCTACACAAAAAGTTCGTTTCAGTTGCAATAAAGTTCTGAATTCGAGATGTCAGGATTCGAGTCAGAACTCTGACACCGCTTATATATATAGAATCAAGGTACCTAAACATTACTACATATGGCTGACTCACAATTATGGTTACTCAGATTATAAACCATTTTTCTAGGAAATGACATTGAATGTAGTGTTAGAAAAACATTGTTTAGGAAAAAATATAAAAATGAAAACAAACAAGTTATCGTGCTTTTAAAGTTTGTAATGAAAAATGACATTAACTGAAAAATGTTGAATAACAACTTAGTCTTCTTTAACAATATTGTAAAATATTTAAAAAAGCTAATTAAATAAAAAATCTCAAAATTTTCTATATTTTATTTGGAAAAGTTAGGTCACATATACATGATATTATGGGTCTCCATGATAGTAATATTTTAGTCATATTTGAGAAATATATTTAATACTATCAACTATCTCATCAGTTGCATTCAATTTAAGCTTAAACATGCCTTTGTTTTATTTATTTATTTTAAAATTCAGTTATATTTTCTTTTTGGGACAAATAATTCAGTTATACTTATATATAGACTTGAAAATTGTATAAAAATTATAAAAGAAGGAAGTCGTCATCAATCTTCTGTCATTTCTCATAATAAGGACCCTCTCTCCCTCTCTTACAAATCCCCCCAAAAAGATGCTTAAACCATAAGAAAGCCAAATCTCAAATCTTTTTGCCTTAATATTAGACTATTTAATCTCTACTATTAATTAATTACCAAAGAAATCTTCCTAATGGAGTATTTAGGAAAACCATTTACAGGTATCAAAAGGAAAGGTTTTTAATAACTTTGAAAGAGAGAGAGAGAGAAGAGATGTTCTTAAAAGGATGAATGAACAAAACATCCTCTGTTTCTCTCTATTCACATTTCCTCATCTGGGTCTTCTCCATTAATGGTGATTCTTTCTTCTTTTTCTAAAAGTTTAAATTCTTTCTTTCGGGGTTTTTTGGTTTTATGATTCTGATGATGATGATGCATTTTTTTTTTTCAGATTTCAAGAACATCCAATTTCACCATTTGATCAGGACAAGAACAAATACAACAAGATCAGGTTCCGTCTTAGATTTTCAGACAACAAAAGTATGTTCCACGTCTTTGCTTTTTTTTTTTTTTTTTTTTTTTTTTTTTTTTTTTTTTTTTTTTTTTTTTTTTTTTTTTTTTCAGTTTCATCTGAGACGACGCTTGCGATTGAAGTTGTTGTTTGGATTGTGTATAGGCAGGAGGAGCTAAGAGATGGAGTCGGATCTAGGGAAGCTCTTCATTGGTGGGATATCATGGGACACAGATGAAGAAAGGCTAAGAGAGTATTTCACCAACTATGGAGATGTCGTTGAAGCTGTGATCATGAGAGACCGTGCCACGGGACGTGCACGTGGCTTTGGATTCATCGTGTTTGCTGATCCCAGCGTTGCAGAGAGAGTCATCTTGGAGAAACACATCATCGATGGCCGCACGGTACCTTCTTTTTAACTTTCTTGTCCATAGAAAAAGCTCAGATCTTAGCAGAATCTTCTATGAAATGCACAGTAGACTGTACGAAGTGTAGGAACTCAAATTCTACGATAGGTCAAACTGAATAATTGTAAAGCATTTGCATAAATAAATCCATAAATATATAAATACTGATAGACACTATTTCCTTAATTCTGTAAACGTCCGGCGTTTGTTTTTTCCAGGTTGAGGCGAAGAAGGCTGTGCCACGAGATGATCATCAACAGGTGATGAAACGACACGCTAGTCCTATACACCTTATGTCACCTCTCCATGGTGGTGGCAACAGGACAAAGAAGATCTTTGTAGGAGGTTTACCGTCTAGCATTACAGAAACGGAGTTCAAGAACTACTTTGATCAGTTTGGTACAATTGCTGATGTTGTGGTGATGTATGACCACAACACGCAGAGGCCAAGAGGGTTTGGCTTCATTACATTTGACTCTGATGATGCTGTTGATAGAGTTCTCCACAAGACCTTCCATGAGCTCAATGGGAAGCTAGTTGAGGTCAAAAGAGCTGTTCCCAAAGAGGTTTCGCTTGTTTCCAACACCCGAAGCCCTCTTCCTGGTGCTGGTTATGGTGGCAGCTATGGAGGTGGGTTTAATAGGATGTCTGTTAATAATAGCTACTTCAACAACTTTGCTCCTGCTTCTGGTTATTACAACAATCTAGGAGGCTCTGTTGGTGGTCGGTTTAGTCCTGTTATTGGTAGCGGTAGATTGAATCATGAGTTGAACTTGAACTTGAATCCACGCTATGATGGAATAACGTTTAACCGGTTCCCTAACAACCCTTACTTCAACAACGCTTCTCCAAGCCGTTACACCTCTCCAATTGGACAGAACAGAACCGAGTCTCACTACAGTTCTAGCAACATAGACTTGTGGGGGAACAGAACTGACAATGCAGAACCCGGATGGAACTTGAATGTGTCTAGTGGAAACAACAGAGGGAACTGGGGACTTCCTTCTTCTGCTGTTGGTAATGATAACAATGGTTATGGAAGAAACTTTGAGACAGGCTCTGGACTTTCTGCTTCCCCTTTTGAAGGTTCTATAGGAAACTTGTACAGAGGCGGTTCTGTTTACAGTGACTCAATGTGGCGGCAACAGCAGCAGCAGCTACCACCACAGTCTTCTCAAGAGATAGACGCTTTCTCTTACGGTTATGACATTGACAATGTGGGCTCAGACCCATCTGCAAATGACTCAGAAAGTTACAATGTTGGAAATAGACAAACTAATAGAGGTAAACGACACTAATAAGTTTCCTGGTTCTCATAAGACTTTCTTTTGTTGACTTTGATTACATTTGATCGAGATTTTAATGGTTCTGATCTGTGTTTTCCTTAGGTATTGAGGCATAGGTTATCAAAACTGAAAGAAACAGCTATACATTGCAGTTTGAAGAGGTTCTTGTGACAAAGGAAACCAACTTTGTTGATAACAGTTTTTGTGTTCTTATATAAAGATAAGATTGTAGCAGCAGTAAAAGATACAACAACATGAATGAGTGAAGATTTGCTTTCAATGTTCTTCTCAAAAGCCTTTTTTTTTAATAGGAATAACCAAACAAAGATCCTGGACTTTTCGATCAAGATTCTTCAGGGTTCTTCTGTGCTCTGTTTTGTAATTTTACTTTTTGTTGTCTCCTTATTTTCCAATGGAATTGTTCATGAATATTTCGTTAATATGTTGTAAGAATATGACTATTTTGTTGCATATTCCATCAATGAGATATATTTACTTTGGTTTATTTTCTTTTAAAATTTTTTTTGTCAACTTTTAAATTTATTATTTGTGGAAGAAAATTTATGAAAACTCTTTTTACTTTTAGATATTTTTTTCAGGTAAATAAACTGTAGTTTTCCATACTCGATTAGGAAATAAACTAAAGATAGAAAGGGTCAGATAAACAGAATAGACGAATTTTTCTAAGAAAAAAGTTGATAAACCAATAAAAAGTTTGAGAACATGCAGTAGACACTAGATACACACTGACACACAGGTCCCAGTAACAAAGAGTCTGTCAAATGTTATTTAAATGCTATATACATGTGCAAACGGCATATGATCACCAAAGCCAATGAAGTTATCCAAGTTCCCCTCCGATGCTTGCTACTTTGCTAGCTAGCTACAAAACACAAAGAAAATGTTAGAGAAAGTAGTTAGTGAAAACCATTTTCATTCACTGTTACCCCTGTGATAATCTTTAAATCCTTACCAATATTACAGTTGGATCCCTTCATTATTTTTACCACAATAGTGCAAAGACAAAAAAAAAAAGCATCTTTTAAAAATCCTATGAAAGAGACATTTCAACTAACCAAAGAACATGCAACCATTTGTTTTCAGAAAGCTGAATCATTGGACCATTTGCCTCTCTCCCCACCTATGGGACCTCCTCTTGATGGTCATACAGAAAAAAAATGGGTCCAGAGAGTGACAATCACAACACATGATGATTGTCCTAATAATTAAGCAATCTTAGCATTACTCACTAAGCTTCAGAGATTCTTGTGGATGTTAAAAAATAAGCATTTCAGGAAGAGAAAAACAAACATGATTAGGCAACAGACGTTTCTAAATAGTACAAAGGCTAGTGATACATAATAATAACTTCACATCAACTAAAGCATGGGAGTTTCAACATCAAATAGTAACATTATAAAATTACATCATTAGGAGATTAGTCTTTCTTGCCTCTGAACTTGATAAAAGAGATGCTCAGAAGAAAGCCCTGCTCCCGTAGAACACACGAGATCCTTTGTTGCTCTTTGGTGTTGGCAGCTTCTGAGAAACATCAGAGCTTGAATCCTCTGACTTTGTTGGGCTATCAATGTCCAGAGGAAGCTTCATCTTAGCCAGTGAATCAGAAAACTGCTGCATGCTTTTCATGTACATGTCTACTATATCCTGCTGCACCACCTTTGACTCTGTCTCAACCCTCACACTGACAATAGGTTTCACAATCTTCTCCTCTGATGTCTCAGCTGAAGCCTCGCTCTCTGACTCCTGAGAATCCGCTTTGGAGTTCACAAGAGAGAGATGATCATGGTTTGGTGTCTCTGTGGCTGAGTGAGCTGAAGCGTGAGGAGAAGCGTCTCCATTTGTTGCATTGCTGATCTCAGGTGAATCTTGCTTCATTACA
The DNA window shown above is from Brassica oleracea var. oleracea cultivar TO1000 chromosome C3, BOL, whole genome shotgun sequence and carries:
- the LOC106329040 gene encoding heterogeneous nuclear ribonucleoprotein 1; this translates as MESDLGKLFIGGISWDTDEERLREYFTNYGDVVEAVIMRDRATGRARGFGFIVFADPSVAERVILEKHIIDGRTVEAKKAVPRDDHQQVMKRHASPIHLMSPLHGGGNRTKKIFVGGLPSSITETEFKNYFDQFGTIADVVVMYDHNTQRPRGFGFITFDSDDAVDRVLHKTFHELNGKLVEVKRAVPKEVSLVSNTRSPLPGAGYGGSYGGGFNRMSVNNSYFNNFAPASGYYNNLGGSVGGRFSPVIGSGRLNHELNLNLNPRYDGITFNRFPNNPYFNNASPSRYTSPIGQNRTESHYSSSNIDLWGNRTDNAEPGWNLNVSSGNNRGNWGLPSSAVGNDNNGYGRNFETGSGLSASPFEGSIGNLYRGGSVYSDSMWRQQQQQLPPQSSQEIDAFSYGYDIDNVGSDPSANDSESYNVGNRQTNRGIEA